The Coccidioides posadasii str. Silveira chromosome 2, complete sequence genomic interval tcttttttttgcccACTGCCCAGTGCCTGATGCTGACTGTTTGCTGAGTATGCCATTGTAATCTTGTGTTGAATGTTTAAGAATCGTGGTAAATGAGGTTGGGTTGGGAAACGTAGAAAATTGGATATTCAATATCGTCCCAAATATACCGGAGGCAAACCACATGGTAAAGTCCTCCTGCAGATGGATGTAAAAGCAAGTGCCATCTATGCGAAGGGACAAATGGGATATCAGCGTGGTTCCAAGAGTCCAGACAGACAAGTTATACGTAGGAAGCGTACTTCAAGTTTCCCCAAAGTCATTAGTTTAGGCGAGGGAGGAGATATATAATCAAGAGATCTCCTAACAGGCGAGGAGGCATTGAGAGCAAATGCATATGGCTCAGGTAATATTGAACCAGGCCTATTCGAGAGATTTCCTGTGGAAGAACGCAAGAGATCCTCGTGTTCCGTACGCTTAAACAGGCACATGCTGTGGCGTAGATTGGACATCGTATCAAAGCCCTACGACTTCAAGCTCTCAATACCGACTTCCTATCGTAAGCCTCACTGCGGAACATCCAAGACGTGCTCGTCCGTTTCCTGCGTTTCAGATATCTTAACCGATCGTCACGACAGCGCCCGTCCCGCGTGTGACTATTATGCGAACACCCTGCACTCATTTCATTCCCGACTTCTGCAATCACAAGATCTGTTTCAACCGCGGGGTCGATGTCTCGCAGCAACGGGACCGACCACCATCCAATTCCACTGTTTAGCCTGTACGAAACCCAGACATAATTCGCGAACCCGGCCTTGGATTCCTACAGAATAGAATAAACCGTATCCCACAAAACGCCCATCCGCAGGCCATCGGGTTTTGCGATGATGCCTTGCCGGGTTTGATGGCGGAAGTGATGCCAGTGCCCTTCAGATTCCTGGAATATGGCAATTGTCGGTATCGGAGGTTGGCATACGAGCATACGCCGCCAGCTAGCCTTCTCGTAGATAAAAGCCTTGTGCCGTCTCTTGTTGTCCTTCACGTTCGAGATGGGCAAGTTTGCGGATCTTAAATCCTTATTACTCAAGAAATTATCCGACACCCACCACCTACGGGGTAACAGGCGATGTTCAGGCCAATCCCCCTCTTCGGGCTTAAACAACAATCTAAAATGTTTGTCGAGAAGCGGGTTATATTGCCGTTGAAGTACAGCGTCGGTTGACAAGGGAGGACGGAAGAAGAGGCGCCTTTGGAGGAGGGGGGATTGGGACCTCTCTTTTTGACTCTGGTGCCGCTGAGCCCGAAAAAAATCCCCCCGCGACGCAATCATGTGATCCTGAGCCTCTTGGAACGAAAAAGCACTTTTGTCCGTAGTTATCCTCTTGCAATTCGATGAAGAGCAAATCGCGATCCATCTCGCTGATGCTGTCCCGCTCAACATTCGTCCTTGGCTTCTCCGGTTACCTGCCGATCTGCCCATTGTTTTTAGGCAGAAGTTTACCGTCATTGACCCGAATCCCCAGTTTTGGAGGAAAAATCTCCCAGTGGTACAGGATGTCTAGTAGCTCGCAGGCTAGCAATGAGCCTTTCACCCCGGGAATGATGCTCAAGAGTGATTCCGGGCGGACTTACAAGATTGAAAATATTCTGGCCGACCGGAAAACCCCCTGCTATGTGTATATCGTGCAAGGTAGGCTATATTGAACTGGGATATCCTTGGTTGTGTCTTGTTGCTAACCGCAGAGCTGGCGGGGAGTGCTGAGGGAAAAAACTACATTgtgaagaatatgattccGGGCGAGTTTGAGTACCAGCTGGATTTGCAGAAGCAACTGTCTTCTTGTCCAAACGTGCGATCGGTAGTCGATACTATCAAAGCGTCCGAGTTGTTCATCTTCCCATTTCTGGCTGGGGACTTGCTTCGTTTGAGCCAGAAACCTCTATCCACAAAGACAAGGAGTAACATTCTCCGAAGGGCTTTGCATGGCCTTGCTGATATGCATGATAGAGATATTCTCCATAATGGGAAGTTTGAGCGCTCCAGAAGACTGCCCGCGCCGCCATACTGACTGTTAATAGACATCAAACCAAACAATATCCTCGTGGACTATGATGAAAGTGCTGAGGGCCATGTGAGCATCAAAAACGTTCAGATCTCGGACCTTGAGGATACAGTCATTGTGCCACCTGGGAAGTGGCTGAGAGGTCCCCTCTGTGGCAATGCGATCTGGAGAAGTCCTGAAAGCTGGTGCCGATCCCGCCAGAATCAGGCCTCAGATGTCTTCTCTTTTGGAATTGTGGTATGGCTGTTCTTCCCACCAACCTTGTTGTTCCAGATTACCAATACTATCTGCAGATGGTCTATGTTATGGTCAATGAGATGGTCTTTCGCGTCAGTGACAACCAGCTGCAGGCTGAGGACTCATGGCGCTATGTGCTCCGCCGACACATATACTACTTTGCAGATGAAGACAGCTTCAATGGGTTTCTTCAACATAtaggaaaagaaaacatcttCTACGAACGCTTGGTAGCCCTTGCCAGCAGTTTTACTCCAGGGAATCTCAGACAGCCTTTCCAGACTTGGGATTATGTGGACCCAAATCTTAGGGACCTGGTAGGGAAGATGACAAACCTGGACCCGACAAGGAGGATTACCGCGAGAGGGGCCCTTCAGCACCGCTGGTTCAGCCAAGCTAGTTAGAAATCTGACTGGTTATTATCATCAGGGATACTCCCTGTTATTTAACACTAAGAATATGGTCGATATTATAAATCACCAAAGGGAATTATTTCAGGACCAAGCCTGGATCTGACATCTACTGATAACTAATTGTTTTCGTGCATGATAGTTCCATCCTCCCGCCAAGTTAGCCGCCAGCTCCCTCCCCAGACCATCATCCGTACGCGCCCAATGCAAGTTGGGTGGCTCTTGCGAACCTTTGTTAATCGACGGAGAAGTGTCGCTTCGCACTGACGTTGCCCTGGCCATTGATTTCAACGGCGGTAAGATGCGTGCGATCGTCAGACTCGCTCGGATGCGGGGTCTCTCTACATAACTGGACATCAGCACTGAAATaacaccttttttttttaggaAACTTACTGGAGAGCAACCATATCAGTATCCTCTTCGAGCGTGGACAGATTCTTTTCCGTGACTTCCTTAAATTTCTGTTGGATTGCTGTGCTGAGAGCAATCATTTTCCAGACATCGATTTGATCAACATATCCCACCTTCACTGAGCGTGTGCCTAGAGTAAGAATAGCGATAAGCTTAGTTGACATGACATTGGCGTTGGCGGCCATTATAGGCAACGAAAGGTACGTCATAGTGTGGGCGCGTGCTTGGGGGAAACGATGAAGGAGTATATATAGATTGAGTAGTGGGTGTCTGTGGAGTCGAAGAGGTTTCTGGAGATTGAAAATTGGACTGTGGAAAGCGCATGTTGACTGACTTTATACCACAAGCTTCTGATTCTGGACTTCTTGAGGAGGGAACAGTCCACGAGCGGTCCTGAGCCTCTTTCTTCCATTCAATTTTGTTGGCGTTGTTCAGGCTCGGGGCATCACATTACGGAACAGGGAATCGCAGCGGTTAAAGCTACCTATCACACAAGCGCGCTTTTCCAGAGTCCTTTTGTCTCCTGAGCGCATACGAAGTATATGCACTTCAACCAACACTGACCAATCAGCACCGTATCGATTTAATATGACAACGCTTGGGGACTGGCAGGGATCATTGGAAATCCGTAACTCGGCATTTCACTTCGATCTCCCCCCCGAATGTGATCAACTTGTAAAAGATGCCCAAAATATTTACCCAAACAGTGCGTGGGGGCCGCATGACTGGGAAATGGAAAGGGTTCTAACTCCGCGCATATAGGAACGGGGTTTACAGGAAGCGCCTGTTCTGCGCCAGGACAGTGGTGTCTTCAGAGATATATGGAAAGCCGGAGGCTTAAGGCACGTCGTAACCATACCGCTCATCAAGGTTGATGACGCGCAAGTCTTTGCATGGAGAAAAAATCGTGAACGTGTTACAGTAAATTGGGATTGGAGGGAGGCTATATTTACTCCAGAACTCACGCATTTTGAAGTCGAACAAGGGAGAAAGGTTGGTGCTGTGGTTGTTCAATTCGAGCCAACAGAGTCCGTCTGGGCAGCCGTCCTTGACGGGACGCCGCCAAGTGGGTTTGTGGGGTTGAGTGAACGGAGGGGAAGCCGGTTATTGTGGCTGTGAATGGGTATGTGTTTGAATAGCAGGGAGTCTGGGCCTTTTACCTTTCTCGAGAAGAGGAAGGTGGAAGTGATCCCATATCGGATGCCATTCTTAGCTTTTGCTACTGTCCTGAACAAACAGCCGTGAAGCCACCAACTGGATAACCACGGCATGGGACCGTGGTGCTCTGTGCCCACACGAGGGTCCCAGCCGCATCTTCCTCTGCATCTGGCGCTCTCTAATTCGTTGCTCGCTTTTGATATTGAGAATATCCTGACAAAGAATGCTGGTTCGAGGCCGCGACTCCCCATCACTTGTCTTCTTATGTCACACCTCAGCTCTTGTTcacatttctctttttcctttcttttctcagCTTCATATATTAACTTAATGGATTTTATTTGCTTTCTTAGCGAGTAGAATTGCCATCGTGACAAGGGATCTTATACAGGAATATCTCACATAGGAGGATTCCCATATCTGATGTAAGCCACAGCAATAAAAATGAATCCGGCTTGACTAGTAGCATGAAGTAGAGACAAATGGAAAACATGTTTTGTGCCCAAGCATGGGCTTAAACACGCCTTCATCCTAGGGGTGTTCTATCGATCAGTTGTTGGTGAGATAGAGTGTGCAAGTAACAGGGAGTGCTGGTCTGAAGTCCTCCCACAAGATGCTGGTCAAAGATAGATCTTGTGTACTGAAGCAGCGTGGCTCTTGAAATGCATGGTGCCCTGCATACCCTCCACACAAGATGGATGAGGGCATAGAAAACCAGCATCTGAAGCTAAATAACAAAGATGGCAATCGTGCATATGTCTTTGGAGGTGCTCCTGGCGTGAGAAGGAATAGGTCCTGGCATTATACGCCAATTGGTCATTTCCAAGGCAGAAGAGACACTGGGTGGCTGGACGGATAAGAGGAAACATATCAGCATTCATCAGGTCAGAGACTTCTCTTTTGAGGTTATTGGTCCACAAGCCAGGGCATTTTTCTTATATGGAATCCCCTGAAGGTGGCAGAGGGCAGCCCAATCACAGATGGCTTGCACCTGATGACTGTGAGGGTTGTGTTTCTCATCCACACAGCTACCAAGAGATCAAAAGAGACACTGTGCAAGGCAGGCCCGCTCAACAAAGGTAAACCAAActtcaccagcatcttctaTCTTGAGACAACAGATAATCCTAGGAGCTGACATTCTATCTCAATTGTATCAATAGTGGCAAAAAACTGTTCCTGAATTTCCTCTTGTGCGCATTTTCTTAGGCATTGTCTCTCACTGTAGGGGGTTGAACCCCTATTCCTCTCGGGCCGAGCCCTCGGTGCCAttgatggaggactcgtatgcttgtcattcactaagctacctaaagggaAATCTCGGCTAATGTAATCCACAAGCGAGCGAAATCCGCAAGCGAGCGAAAgatattttttcaacttcctcaACCATCCACTCCAATGTGTCAGAATGCCACCAATTcacaataaaaatgcaagatcctctatagaaatagaggGCAGGATTGAAGCGATGAGGCTCAAAGAAGTGTAGAGAATGGATTCATTTTTGCGGAAGATGGGATGCCTAGCTACGGTACTATACTATTACAAAAAGGTAGTAGGTTCATGCAACAGAGGGTATAAGTACACACAAACAAAATATAGAAGAATCCATAGATCGACAACATTCCAAGCTCCGCACGCCCATGTGGTAAGCTGTCGTCCAACGACAAGTGGTGGATAATTAGTTGATGAACAATTTCTGAGGAGGCACGACGATGCAAGGCCACATCACTAGCCCACCATCCTTGGCATCCGGCTACCACACTGGATAGTTGCCCCACACATCCACCAGAAGAAACCGAATCATCCTTGAGGAGAGAGTCACCTATTACCGATCCGTAGAGAGAGAAGCGCCACTATACTTCATCGGGGCGCTCTACAGAGCATTTATCAAGTGGCTAATAGGAGGATTCTCATTTAACTGCAAACGCATGTTGATTAGCTCGCGCTGATGAGCGTCAATGCGCCGCTGCTTGAGCCGCATCAGGGGCCCTTGTCGGGTTGCGGTCGGATTAGAGTTGAGTGCTCTCGGCTAACCTAACCATAACCAGTTAAGCGGCCCGCCCCTGAACCAATTTTGGGCTTCAGCGTTGGGCTGTCGCTTTCAGGGGCTGCTGGCAAATACCCTCAGCTCAATGGAATCCGACGCGATACCAGTATGGTCAAAAAGTGTGCATGCCTAATTGGGCTTTTTTGATGGGTGTTTTGCTGGGCCTTTCCAAATTATGTCTACGGTACTCCACATTCGGTTGTGAATTTGGCGAACTACTAATCTTCGAGTTCAGACCCAGCCAAACATTCTCAATGTTTATGATATCGCCGCAGTGCAATAGTTACTCCCAAAGAAGCATGTCAGCATGTCTTACATCTTGAACAAATCTAATTTGGTTTCATTGTATGCATGATTGAGAAAATTGGGGCTAACATTGCTTCTTGTGAAATGGTAATAAGTGTTCGGATCTGAGTTTTGTGCCCGTCAACATCAAATGAGACGGCCCTTCCTGTAATGTAGGAAAGCGAGGGAGTGTGAGAAGATAATAGTGAAAATGTGAGAGTATGGCAGCGGTGAGGTTATAGTTTTTTGTTGGTTG includes:
- a CDS encoding uncharacterized protein (EggNog:ENOG410PY3G), with product MTYLSLPIMAANANVMSTKLIAILTLGTRSVKVGYVDQIDVWKMIALSTAIQQKFKEVTEKNLSTLEEDTDMVALQETPHPSESDDRTHLTAVEINGQGNVSAKRHFSVD
- a CDS encoding uncharacterized protein (EggNog:ENOG410PUV8~COG:T) codes for the protein MSSSSQASNEPFTPGMMLKSDSGRTYKIENILADRKTPCYVYIVQELAGSAEGKNYIVKNMIPGEFEYQLDLQKQLSSCPNVRSVVDTIKASELFIFPFLAGDLLRLSQKPLSTKTRKIFSIMGNIKPNNILVDYDESAEGHVSIKNVQISDLEDTVIVPPGKWLRGPLCGNAIWRSPESWCRSRQNQASDVFSFGIVMVYVMVNEMVFRVSDNQLQAEDSWRYVLRRHIYYFADEDSFNGFLQHIGKENIFYERLVALASSFTPGNLRQPFQTWDYVDPNLRDLVGKMTNLDPTRRITARGALQHRWFSQAS
- a CDS encoding uncharacterized protein (EggNog:ENOG410Q5IB); its protein translation is MPKIFTQTERGLQEAPVLRQDSGVFRDIWKAGGLRHVVTIPLIKVDDAQVFAWRKNRERVTVNWDWREAIFTPELTHFEVEQGRKVGAVVVQFEPTESVWAAVLDGTPPSGFVGLSERRGSRLLWL